Proteins found in one Triticum aestivum cultivar Chinese Spring chromosome 4D, IWGSC CS RefSeq v2.1, whole genome shotgun sequence genomic segment:
- the LOC123100239 gene encoding expansin-A19-like, which produces MAAGMRFLQLFTVVLPFCFTPANSNWIPATATFYGGADGSDTMGGACGYENLYVAGYGINNVALSTALFNDGASCGQCYVIICDTSKSDMCKPGTSITVSATNFCPPNWDLPSDNGGWCNPPRHHFDMSQPAWENIGIYRAGIIPVFYQQVKCWRQGGVRFTINGFNYFELVLVANIGGSGSIKSMSVKGTNTAWIPMSRNWGANWHCLSGLVGQALSFAITSTGGQYLVFQDVVPAWWQFGQTFTTWRQFDY; this is translated from the exons ATGGCAGCTGGGATGCGCTTCCTGCAGCTGTTCACCGTCGTTCTCCCGTTCTGCTTCACGCCGGCCAATTCCAACTGGATCCCGGCCACGGCCACATTCTACGGCGGCGCCGACGGCTCCGACACAATGG GTGGCGCGTGTGGGTACGAGAACCTGTACGTTGCGGGGTACGGGATCAACAACGTGGCGCTGAGCACGGCGCTGTTCAATGACGGTGCATCGTGCGGGCAGTGCTACGTCATCATCTGCGACACCAGCAAGTCGGATATGTGCAAGCCCGGCACGTCCATCACCGTGTCCGCCACCAACTTCTGCCCTCCCAACTGGGATCTCCCCAGCGACAACGGCGGGTGGTGCAACCCACCCCGCCACCACTTCGACATGTCGCAGCCTGCCTGGGAGAACATCGGCATCTACCGTGCCGGCATCATCCCGGTCTTCTACCAGCAGGTCAAGTGCTGGAGGCAGGGCGGCGTGCGGTTCACCATCAACGGCTTCAACTACTTCGAGCTGGTGCTCGTGGCCAACATTGGCGGGAGCGGGTCGATCAAGagcatgtcggtgaaagggaccaACACCGCATGGATCCCCATGTCCAGGAACTGGGGCGCCAACTGGCACTGCCTCTCGGGGCTAGTTGGGCAGGCGCTCAGCTTTGCCATCACCTCCACCGGTGGCCAATACCTCGTCTTTCAAGACGTCGTGCCGGCCTGGTGGCAGTTCGGGCAAACCTTCACCACCTGGCGTCAGTTCGACTATTAG